One segment of Castanea sativa cultivar Marrone di Chiusa Pesio chromosome 3, ASM4071231v1 DNA contains the following:
- the LOC142629819 gene encoding protein indeterminate-domain 5, chloroplastic has product MAASSSSVPFFPNIREEDQNQMKQQHSSTAPTSSTAQAPPPPQKKKRNQPGTPNPDAEVIALSPKTLMATNRFICEVCNKGFQREQNLQLHRRGHNLPWKLKQKTTKEPKRKVYLCPEPTCVHHDPSRALGDLTGIKKHYSRKHGEKKWKCEKCSKRYAVQSDWKAHSKTCGTREYRCDCGTLFSRRDSFITHRAFCDALAQESARQPPNMGSAIGSHIYGNSNMGLGLSQVGPQISSMQDQNNQSNDMLRLGSSRPGQFDHLLPPGIGSSFRPPHPMPSSAMFMQDSSQNYHQEHQSQQGLMSEKPFHGLMPFSDLQNSTTSNPPPAGTNLFNLGFMSNTSSNSSSNANNNNTSLPSSAMLMPNHFNNENGSGGGSEGSNLFSNNMMADQITSGVPSLYTTSVQSNTAMPHMSATALLQKAAQMGSTSSNNNTSSSLLRSFGSSSSKSERQVVPGGLSSMFGENSENHFQDLMNSFTSGNSSIFGSKFGTYDTNRTNLELMDQEPNNKPNQNLSGGGGGSGSDRLTRDFLGVGQIVRSMSGVSQRDQQQQQHQQQQQQQQHRIDMSSLNSDRNTAPSSQSFGGGGNFQ; this is encoded by the exons ATGGCGGCTTCCTCTTCATCGGTACCTTTCTTTCCAAATATTCGAGAAGAAGATCAAAACCAGATGAAGCAACAGCATTCCAGTACTGCACCAACATCATCTACAGCTCAAGCTCCACCACCACCtcagaagaaaaagagaaatcaaCCTGGAACACCAA ATCCAGATGCGGAGGTGATAGCACTATCTCCCAAGACCCTAATGGCAACAAACAGGTTCATATGTGAGGTATGCAACAAAGGGTTCCAAAGGGAGCAAAACCTACAGCTTCACAGAAGAGGACACAACCTGCCTTGGAAGCTAAAGCAGAAGACTACAAAAGAACCAAAACGCAAGGTTTATCTGTGCCCCGAGCCCACATGTGTTCACCATGACCCTTCAAGGGCTCTGGGAGACCTCACTGGGATCAAAAAACACTACTCTCGTAAGCACGGTGAGAAGAAATGGAAGTGTGAGAAGTGTTCCAAGAGATATGCTGTGCAGTCTGATTGGAAAGCCCATTCCAAAACCTGTGGCACTAGAGAATACAGATGTGACTGTGGCACTCTCTTCTCTAG GCGTGATAGTTTCATCACTCATAGGGCCTTTTGTGATGCATTGGCTCAGGAAAGTGCAAGACAACCTCCCAACATGGGCAGTGCAATTGGGAGTCACATATATGGAAATAGCAACATGGGGTTGGGATTGTCTCAAGTGGGTCCTCAAATTTCCTCAATGCAAGACCAAAACAACCAATCCAACGATATGTTACGACTCGGCAGTAGCCGTCCCGGCCAATTCGATCATCTCCTTCCACCCGGGATTGGTTCCTCTTTCCGACCACCACATCCGATGCCTTCTTCGGCTATGTTCATGCAAGATTCAAGCCAAAACTATCATCAAGAACACCAGTCTCAACAAGGGTTAATGTCAGAGAAACCATTTCATGGACTAATGCCATTTTCTGATCTTCAAAACAGCACAACCAGTAACCCTCCTCCAGCTGGAACCAATCTCTTCAACCTTGGCTTCATGTCCAATACAAGTTCTAATAGCAGTAGCAatgccaacaacaacaacaccagcCTTCCATCTTCAGCTATGCTAATGCCTAATCATTTCAACAATGAAAATGGCAGTGGTGGAGGCAGTGAAGGGTCTAATCTCTTTTCCAATAACATGATGGCTGATCAAATCACTTCTGGTGTCCCTTCTCTCTATACTACCTCAGTTCAAAGCAACACTGCTATGCCTCATATGTCAGCAACTGCACTGCTTCAAAAGGCTGCTCAAATGGGTTCAACTTCAAGCAATAACAACACTAGTTCCTCTCTGCTAAGATCTTTTGGAAGCTCTTCCTCCAAATCTGAAAGACAAGTTGTACCAGGAGGCTTAAGCAGCATGTTTGGAGAGAATAGTGAGAACCACTTCCAAGACCTAATGAACTCCTTTACTAGTGGAAACTCCTCCATTTTTGGAAGCAAGTTTGGTACATATGATACAAATAGGACCAACTTAGAACTCATGGATCAGGAACCCAATAATAAGCCAAATCAAAATCTGAGTGGCGGTGGTGGAGGATCTGGGTCTGATAGGTTAACAAGGGACTTTCTTGGGGTCGGACAAATAGTGAGAAGCATGAGCGGAGTTTCACAAAGAGaccagcaacaacaacaacatcaacaacagcagcagcaacaacaacatcGCATTGATATGAGCTCCTTAAACTCAGACAGAAATACGGCGCCGTCAAGCCAATCTTTTGGAGGTGGAGGGAATTTTCAGTGa